A region of Elusimicrobiota bacterium DNA encodes the following proteins:
- a CDS encoding VOC family protein produces MANNPVGWFEIYVQDGARATRFYEAVFKTKMEYVKTPDYEMWMFPHAMGQAGAGGALMKMQGVPSGKNSTVVYFSCADCAAESARAKENGGAIFKEKTSIGEHGYISLVTDTEGNLIGFHSLK; encoded by the coding sequence ATGGCGAACAATCCCGTGGGATGGTTTGAAATATACGTGCAAGATGGCGCCCGGGCAACGCGGTTTTACGAAGCGGTGTTTAAGACAAAAATGGAATACGTAAAAACTCCGGATTATGAAATGTGGATGTTTCCCCATGCCATGGGCCAAGCCGGAGCCGGTGGGGCGCTAATGAAAATGCAGGGAGTTCCCTCGGGGAAGAACAGCACCGTGGTGTATTTCAGCTGTGCGGACTGCGCCGCGGAGTCTGCCCGGGCTAAAGAAAATGGCGGGGCCATTTTTAAAGAGAAAACATCCATCGGTGAGCATGGATACATCTCCCTCGTGACGGACACGGAAGGGAACCTGATCGGTTTTCATTCGCTGAAGTAA
- a CDS encoding toxin, with product MKVFSWDAKKNEWLKAHRGVSFEEVLFHIEKGGLLDRLVHPNKMKYPGQQLFVINMDDYVFLVPFVENDREIFLKTVIPSRKATRDYLGGGSHE from the coding sequence ATGAAAGTCTTTTCGTGGGATGCGAAAAAGAATGAATGGCTGAAGGCTCATCGCGGAGTTTCTTTTGAGGAGGTTCTTTTTCATATTGAAAAGGGGGGGCTTTTGGATCGGTTGGTTCATCCCAATAAAATGAAATATCCGGGGCAACAGCTTTTCGTCATAAATATGGACGACTACGTTTTTCTCGTACCTTTTGTTGAAAATGACCGCGAGATTTTTCTTAAAACGGTTATCCCCAGCCGGAAGGCAACCCGCGATTATTTAGGAGGTGGATCCCATGAGTAA